The following proteins are encoded in a genomic region of Candidatus Diapherotrites archaeon:
- a CDS encoding DMT family transporter, with product MSLYSLAAVLAVVAFATIGVFVKLLVPEFPLPWITFMRAFFGFLFVLFLIPRYDPNFRKLGKQDVKEYVWVGLSLAATMTFYNYAFALAPLADVVLLNYTHVLFAPVLAYFILKERMERRSWIYLITGMLGIVLISPFTGLNVLGNSAALAAGITYAIMVVYMRRADKHHGIGDVVWFLGFASLFLFIPALMTPITWTGEGFLLLALAGIVTTGLGYLFFNIALEKLRVHQVSMLDLVLGSLIALMASVFLFGDPLTWNVALGGSILVASGWLFIRRQHLFSLGLKRPHSRVGIYGTSFLQLNPRPKSGRRPGRIGTF from the coding sequence ATGTCCCTCTATTCCTTGGCCGCGGTGCTGGCGGTGGTGGCGTTTGCTACGATTGGGGTGTTTGTGAAGCTGTTGGTGCCTGAATTTCCTCTCCCTTGGATTACGTTCATGCGGGCGTTTTTTGGATTTCTGTTCGTGCTTTTTCTTATTCCCCGGTATGACCCCAATTTCCGTAAATTAGGGAAGCAGGATGTGAAGGAATATGTCTGGGTGGGGTTATCCCTGGCGGCGACGATGACGTTCTACAATTATGCGTTCGCATTGGCGCCCTTAGCCGATGTGGTATTGCTCAACTACACGCATGTATTATTCGCCCCTGTCCTCGCTTATTTCATCCTCAAGGAAAGGATGGAACGGAGATCATGGATCTACCTCATCACTGGGATGTTAGGCATCGTGCTCATTAGCCCCTTCACGGGATTGAATGTCCTTGGCAATAGTGCCGCGCTCGCGGCGGGGATTACCTATGCTATCATGGTGGTGTACATGCGCCGTGCGGACAAGCACCATGGCATCGGAGATGTCGTTTGGTTTCTGGGGTTCGCCTCCCTATTCCTTTTCATCCCCGCGCTCATGACGCCCATCACGTGGACGGGAGAAGGTTTCCTTCTCCTGGCTCTCGCCGGAATCGTCACCACGGGATTAGGTTACCTATTCTTCAACATCGCCCTGGAAAAACTCCGCGTGCACCAAGTCTCGATGCTCGACCTCGTATTGGGCTCGCTCATCGCCCTAATGGCCTCGGTCTTCCTGTTCGGGGATCCCCTCACCTGGAATGTGGCGTTAGGGGGATCCATTTTGGTGGCCTCGGGATGGCTGTTTATTCGGCGCCAGCACCTTTTCAGCCTGGGTTTAAAACGTCCGCATTCCAGAGTAGGGATCTATGGAACCTCCTTCCTACAGCTCAATCCTCGCCCAAAAAGTGGACGACGCCCTGGCCGCATTGGGACATTCTAG
- a CDS encoding HIT family protein codes for MEKECVFCQIVSGQIPSHKVYEDDSFLAFLDIDPISLGHTLIIPKTHSTTLLEANQKVRAGMIEMVARLAPGILKAVGAPAFNVGINTGKEAGQIIFHTHVHVIPRFPQDGLRSWGRAANLSPNLPDIAQKIRRALESK; via the coding sequence ATGGAAAAAGAATGCGTATTCTGCCAGATCGTTTCGGGCCAGATCCCATCCCACAAGGTATACGAAGATGACTCCTTCCTGGCTTTCCTGGACATCGATCCCATTTCACTCGGACATACTTTAATCATTCCCAAAACCCATTCGACTACTCTATTAGAGGCGAATCAAAAAGTCCGCGCGGGGATGATTGAGATGGTGGCGCGATTAGCGCCAGGAATTCTCAAAGCAGTGGGTGCTCCCGCTTTCAATGTGGGAATCAACACCGGCAAAGAGGCCGGACAGATCATCTTTCACACGCACGTCCATGTGATCCCCCGATTCCCGCAGGATGGATTGAGATCCTGGGGACGCGCGGCTAACCTATCCCCCAACCTTCCTGACATCGCCCAAAAAATACGACGAGCGTTGGAATCGAAATAA
- a CDS encoding beta-propeller domain-containing protein, whose product MQPIGLEANSMQRGSVTILAVLILVGVVIAGLAVMNPTILPGQPKLEDKIYRFENEQAIVAAFQDAQSRGFSSKMIMTMDNAARAPSAAEGSGDASPSPSGNNYSQTNVQVQGVDEADIVKTDGTYIYAFYKNSVAIVKAYPAGETNVVTRIPLDNIYPQEMFVNGNQLILFGTKQEQGDYPYPYSEKGREGETRIAIDSAIYPPYWSISKAVVQVYDISDRSNPTLEKDLAYEGTYLSSRMIGKQVYFVITSYPQYQIWAQMDTPNAKDIPIIPQMEEDGVIRPIAAPERIGYIPPIQAEQFITLAAMRLDTLRVNQETIVGSAQTVYASENSMYLASSEWGVGLPMPLMVGRAEPGSVSGGSSSDPSPPTTPDEDTQTPLPSDEQERPPVAPENPPEIEPAPEIPETFPVPPEYVYQPPQTIIHKFDLKGNTVEYVGQGKAIGRVLNQFSMDAHNGFFRIATTVDGQWDFRGMETSKTESRVTIFNPAMAPVGVLDGLAPGEQIYSARFMGDRGYLVTFKNVDPLFVLDLSNPRNPTVLGKLKIPGYSNYLHPYDETHLIGIGKDALESGKNDFAWYLGMKMAIFDVSDVKNPIQLHSVVIGDRGTDSDVLYDHKAFLFDKEKGLLVLPIQLHEITEDVKQQYETQRDENPWMDFPPYGEPVFQGAFVYQVDLDNGFVERGRITHLTQEDDLKRGYYFGEEYRVRRALTIGDTLYTVSPKLIQAHDISTLNQIKEIRFNPVPGDYSFTYWRGGGFCKDNACPYDQVVLDAEALTIQHFSPEQGEIKTETRAAGSTYFDTAEEVDWASFQTLPDTFGCPGCADGQTEKVTITRGDASKTITLEAYQWVPELQGVLDRLRGLSYGFGYGYGFEDGVVISSSSKISIPDQ is encoded by the coding sequence ATGCAACCCATAGGCTTGGAGGCGAACAGCATGCAAAGAGGAAGTGTAACCATTTTGGCGGTATTGATACTGGTGGGGGTAGTTATCGCGGGGCTCGCGGTGATGAATCCCACGATATTGCCCGGCCAGCCCAAGCTGGAAGACAAGATTTACCGTTTTGAGAATGAGCAAGCCATTGTCGCCGCGTTTCAGGACGCGCAATCGCGTGGGTTCTCCTCTAAAATGATAATGACGATGGATAATGCGGCCCGCGCCCCTTCCGCGGCAGAAGGAAGTGGAGACGCTTCCCCTTCACCGAGTGGAAACAATTACTCTCAAACGAACGTGCAAGTGCAAGGCGTGGATGAGGCCGATATCGTGAAAACGGATGGGACTTATATCTACGCGTTTTACAAGAACAGCGTGGCCATCGTGAAAGCCTATCCCGCGGGTGAAACCAATGTGGTCACTCGTATTCCCTTGGATAATATCTATCCCCAGGAGATGTTTGTGAATGGGAACCAACTCATCCTTTTCGGCACCAAGCAGGAACAAGGAGATTATCCCTATCCATACAGTGAAAAAGGTCGTGAAGGCGAAACCCGCATTGCAATCGATTCGGCCATCTATCCCCCCTATTGGAGCATCTCTAAGGCCGTGGTGCAGGTGTATGATATTTCAGACCGTTCCAACCCCACCCTTGAGAAGGATTTGGCCTATGAGGGCACGTATCTCTCCTCCCGCATGATAGGTAAACAAGTGTATTTCGTAATTACATCATACCCCCAATATCAAATTTGGGCACAAATGGATACACCTAATGCCAAAGACATCCCTATTATTCCCCAGATGGAAGAAGATGGAGTAATTAGACCCATTGCGGCCCCTGAGAGAATTGGCTATATTCCCCCCATCCAGGCGGAGCAGTTCATCACCCTCGCTGCCATGCGTTTGGATACCTTGCGCGTGAACCAGGAGACCATTGTGGGTTCCGCCCAAACGGTGTACGCGTCGGAGAATAGTATGTACCTCGCCTCCTCCGAATGGGGGGTTGGATTGCCCATGCCCCTCATGGTTGGCAGAGCTGAACCCGGTTCCGTTTCAGGTGGTTCAAGTTCCGATCCTTCTCCTCCCACAACCCCGGATGAGGATACCCAAACCCCCCTCCCGAGTGATGAACAAGAACGACCCCCGGTTGCTCCAGAGAATCCCCCTGAAATAGAGCCCGCTCCGGAGATCCCTGAAACTTTTCCAGTGCCCCCCGAATACGTGTATCAACCCCCTCAAACCATTATCCATAAATTTGATTTGAAGGGGAATACAGTTGAATACGTAGGCCAGGGAAAGGCCATAGGCCGAGTGCTCAATCAGTTCTCTATGGACGCCCATAATGGATTCTTCCGCATCGCCACCACGGTGGATGGTCAATGGGATTTCCGTGGGATGGAAACCTCAAAAACGGAGAGCCGCGTCACCATATTCAATCCGGCCATGGCGCCCGTGGGAGTATTGGATGGTTTAGCCCCCGGTGAGCAAATTTATTCCGCCCGCTTCATGGGAGATAGGGGCTATCTCGTGACATTCAAGAATGTGGACCCATTATTTGTTTTGGATTTAAGCAACCCACGCAATCCCACAGTGCTTGGAAAACTCAAGATCCCCGGGTATTCCAATTATTTGCACCCGTATGATGAGACACACCTCATCGGGATAGGCAAGGACGCCCTCGAATCAGGTAAGAATGATTTCGCCTGGTACTTGGGGATGAAGATGGCGATATTCGATGTCTCAGATGTGAAAAACCCCATCCAGTTGCATTCGGTTGTGATTGGTGATCGGGGCACGGATTCGGATGTGCTATACGACCACAAGGCCTTCCTCTTTGATAAAGAAAAAGGCTTATTGGTGCTGCCCATCCAATTGCATGAGATTACGGAAGACGTGAAGCAGCAATACGAAACCCAAAGGGATGAGAATCCGTGGATGGATTTCCCCCCCTACGGGGAACCAGTGTTCCAGGGAGCATTCGTGTACCAGGTTGATTTAGATAATGGGTTTGTCGAGCGCGGACGCATCACCCACCTTACGCAAGAGGACGACCTGAAACGCGGGTATTATTTTGGAGAGGAATATCGCGTGCGCCGCGCGCTAACCATCGGAGATACACTCTATACGGTGTCCCCTAAACTCATCCAGGCGCATGACATATCCACCCTGAACCAAATCAAAGAAATCCGTTTCAACCCCGTGCCGGGGGATTATTCTTTCACGTATTGGCGGGGCGGAGGATTTTGCAAGGATAACGCCTGCCCGTATGATCAAGTGGTATTGGATGCGGAAGCGTTGACCATCCAGCATTTCTCTCCCGAGCAAGGCGAGATAAAAACAGAAACCCGTGCGGCAGGCAGCACCTATTTTGACACCGCAGAGGAAGTGGATTGGGCTTCCTTCCAAACCCTCCCTGACACGTTTGGGTGTCCGGGGTGTGCGGATGGGCAAACTGAAAAAGTGACCATTACACGAGGGGATGCATCGAAAACCATTACGCTCGAGGCTTACCAATGGGTGCCCGAGCTGCAAGGGGTTTTAGACCGCTTGCGGGGGCTCAGCTACGGATTCGGATATGGATACGGCTTTGAGGATGGAGTCGTCATTTCAAGTTCCTCGAAAATCTCTATCCCAGACCAATAA
- a CDS encoding putative metallopeptidase → MKYIPSPEWTERTRQLASELAFSHIPPDRIACFMSKGSKSRRTIARIHTMPKIIQMGTQQPPFYAIELISERFDRQTEEEQIKTLIHELMHIPHSFGGGFRQHRPHVTHAKVNQIFQRWRSQTRWETLG, encoded by the coding sequence ATGAAGTATATCCCTTCCCCCGAGTGGACGGAACGCACGCGGCAACTGGCGAGCGAATTGGCATTTTCTCACATCCCCCCCGATCGCATCGCGTGCTTTATGTCAAAAGGAAGCAAATCCAGGCGCACCATCGCCCGCATTCATACCATGCCCAAGATCATCCAAATGGGAACGCAACAACCTCCTTTCTATGCCATTGAACTCATTTCAGAACGATTCGACCGCCAAACCGAAGAGGAGCAGATCAAGACATTGATTCATGAATTGATGCATATTCCCCATTCATTTGGAGGGGGGTTTCGTCAGCACCGCCCGCATGTCACGCATGCTAAAGTCAACCAGATATTCCAGCGTTGGCGATCCCAGACGCGTTGGGAAACCCTCGGATAA
- the argS gene encoding arginine--tRNA ligase, which yields MEPPSYSSILAQKVDDALAALGHSRVGEKTLINLVTRPPAPDKGDFSLPVFRFTPPNSNPGALAQAIVTHLQPDDTFVRFIAMGPYVNAYLAPGRLAQEALAKAAFSPSPPASDAPRVMVEYASPNTNKPLHVGHLRNIALAQSIIALFERAGKKVVKTQVVNDRGVHICKSMLAYQKWGNGKTPEFEKMKPDHFVGKYYTLFSIRANEDPKLEEEAQAMLQQWEQENPSVRALWKRMNEWVEAGWNHTYSILGASFDITYYESVFFAAGKEMVMQAYDKGLLKKADNGAIIVPLETYQLPDKPIVRGDGTTLYFTQDIALAIRRMHEYPDLEKIIHIVGNEQEMHFKQLFATLDLMGVAPSHKFHHLGYGLLRLPTGKMSSREGTVVNADDLLQELETLAHSEYDSRHPDLSPDEINRRSRIIALSAMRFFMIKQDARKEIVFDPKESLSFDGQTGPYLLYANARAQSVLHKSTRQPNPTQGGLLILPREIELLTLLAQKEDMIADAFAHYSPHILAHYLLSLANTFNTYYHETKVIQENEEMEQARLALVKGIHEVLEEGLRLLGIGTLEEM from the coding sequence ATGGAACCTCCTTCCTACAGCTCAATCCTCGCCCAAAAAGTGGACGACGCCCTGGCCGCATTGGGACATTCTAGGGTGGGGGAAAAAACGTTAATCAACCTCGTCACCCGTCCCCCCGCCCCGGATAAAGGGGACTTTTCATTGCCGGTATTTCGATTCACTCCTCCGAATAGTAATCCAGGGGCTTTGGCCCAGGCCATCGTAACTCATCTCCAACCGGATGACACATTCGTTCGATTTATTGCCATGGGGCCCTATGTGAATGCTTACCTAGCCCCCGGGAGGTTAGCCCAGGAGGCCCTCGCCAAGGCTGCCTTTTCCCCCTCCCCACCTGCTTCCGACGCCCCACGGGTGATGGTGGAATACGCCTCTCCCAACACCAATAAGCCCCTTCACGTGGGGCACCTGCGCAACATCGCCCTGGCCCAGAGCATCATAGCCCTTTTCGAACGGGCTGGGAAAAAAGTGGTTAAAACCCAGGTGGTGAATGACCGGGGGGTGCATATCTGCAAATCCATGCTGGCCTACCAGAAATGGGGAAATGGAAAAACACCCGAATTCGAGAAAATGAAACCCGACCATTTCGTGGGGAAATACTACACCCTTTTTTCCATTCGCGCCAATGAGGATCCAAAATTGGAGGAAGAGGCGCAGGCGATGCTTCAGCAATGGGAGCAGGAAAATCCCAGCGTACGGGCGCTCTGGAAGCGCATGAATGAATGGGTGGAGGCCGGGTGGAATCACACGTATTCTATTTTGGGGGCGTCATTCGACATCACGTATTATGAGAGCGTTTTTTTCGCTGCCGGGAAGGAAATGGTTATGCAGGCGTATGACAAAGGGTTGTTGAAAAAAGCCGATAATGGGGCTATCATCGTACCATTGGAAACATACCAACTGCCCGACAAACCCATTGTTAGAGGGGATGGGACGACGCTTTACTTTACGCAGGATATTGCCCTTGCTATTAGGCGCATGCATGAATATCCTGATTTAGAAAAGATCATTCATATCGTGGGGAATGAGCAGGAGATGCACTTCAAGCAACTCTTCGCCACCCTCGATCTCATGGGAGTGGCTCCTTCCCACAAATTCCACCATTTGGGATACGGGTTGCTCCGCCTTCCCACGGGTAAGATGTCCTCGCGAGAGGGCACGGTCGTAAACGCGGATGATCTGTTGCAGGAACTGGAAACGTTAGCCCACTCCGAATATGACTCTCGCCACCCTGATTTATCCCCTGATGAAATTAATCGCCGCTCCCGGATAATTGCCTTGTCCGCCATGCGCTTCTTCATGATCAAGCAGGACGCGCGGAAGGAAATAGTATTCGATCCCAAAGAGAGCCTTTCGTTCGACGGGCAGACGGGTCCTTATTTGCTTTATGCCAATGCCCGCGCCCAGAGCGTGCTCCACAAATCAACGCGGCAACCCAATCCTACTCAGGGGGGGTTGCTCATTCTTCCCCGGGAAATAGAACTGCTCACCCTCCTCGCTCAAAAGGAAGACATGATTGCGGACGCATTCGCCCATTATTCCCCGCACATCCTCGCGCATTACCTTTTATCTCTGGCCAACACGTTCAACACATATTATCATGAAACCAAAGTTATTCAAGAAAATGAAGAAATGGAACAGGCGCGCCTCGCCCTCGTGAAAGGCATTCATGAGGTGCTCGAGGAAGGATTGCGGCTCCTTGGTATTGGGACGCTGGAAGAGATGTGA
- a CDS encoding type II/IV secretion system ATPase subunit yields MPDIPPVKLESADAITYPHTISPEEAPPETRAASFQVETGEGPLLIDAVMRLLQGKREVLLSQLAREARWKTEDLERVLKMFERREIVKLAYPASLIQSPKVTLEKALEDNILPPPAGEVMEEYAFSADEVPARVNIIHAVGDNRPFYSLQVQTFGPYTQLLLEELRDSVAAAIPIEAIDLSDVQQAQNLKHQFGKIAKQELAKRLPGFGKELVGSMAGQLLHNLYGLGELEILGADDNLEEIAINSAKSPVTVYHLKYGWMKTNLIMQNEEHIQNLSAQIGRKVGREITNLNPILDAHLLSGDRVNATLFPISSNGNTLTIRRFSRKPWTIINFIGEDKTMSTEMAAWVWLAMQYELSILIAGSTASGKTSALNALLAFIPAHQRIITIEDVRELNLPEHMRWNWVPLTTRNPNPEGTGEVSMLDLLVSSLRMRPDRLVMGEMRTQEEAETLFEAMHTGHSVYATIHADSARQVLRRLIEPPLNVPAVEVEAIDLIIVQYRDRKSNQRRVYEIAEIEGGTGTASVGTNEVFRWTAREDVWEKVAEPVRLIQKLNMHTGLSEREIKDEVEDRMMILEWLVRRKWGDISQVGKVMQVFYADPDKVKEAARQDMDPSLGLG; encoded by the coding sequence ATGCCGGATATTCCCCCCGTGAAGCTGGAATCGGCGGATGCCATCACGTATCCCCATACTATTTCCCCGGAGGAAGCCCCTCCGGAGACCAGGGCAGCATCCTTCCAAGTGGAAACGGGAGAAGGACCCTTGTTGATTGATGCCGTCATGCGCCTCCTCCAGGGAAAGCGAGAGGTGTTATTGTCCCAGTTGGCCCGGGAGGCGCGGTGGAAAACCGAAGACTTAGAAAGGGTATTGAAGATGTTCGAGCGGCGGGAGATCGTGAAGTTGGCGTATCCCGCGTCGCTCATCCAATCCCCTAAAGTGACGTTGGAAAAGGCATTAGAAGATAATATCCTCCCCCCTCCCGCAGGAGAAGTGATGGAGGAGTATGCGTTCTCCGCGGACGAGGTTCCAGCCAGGGTAAACATAATCCATGCGGTGGGGGACAACCGGCCGTTTTACTCATTGCAGGTCCAGACGTTTGGTCCTTATACCCAACTCTTGTTGGAAGAATTGAGGGATAGCGTGGCCGCCGCCATCCCCATTGAAGCCATCGATTTGTCGGATGTGCAGCAGGCCCAAAATCTCAAGCACCAATTTGGAAAAATTGCCAAACAAGAATTGGCCAAGCGCCTCCCTGGATTCGGAAAGGAATTAGTGGGATCCATGGCCGGGCAGTTGTTGCACAACCTCTATGGATTGGGGGAATTGGAGATTTTAGGGGCCGATGATAACCTGGAGGAGATCGCCATCAACTCCGCCAAATCCCCGGTAACGGTATACCATCTCAAGTATGGGTGGATGAAAACTAATTTAATAATGCAGAATGAGGAACATATCCAGAATCTCTCCGCTCAAATAGGAAGAAAGGTGGGTCGGGAAATTACTAATTTGAATCCCATCCTGGATGCCCACCTGCTCTCGGGTGATCGGGTGAATGCGACCCTATTTCCTATTTCTTCCAATGGGAACACGTTGACTATTCGCCGCTTCTCGCGAAAACCATGGACAATTATTAATTTCATCGGGGAAGACAAGACGATGTCCACCGAGATGGCCGCGTGGGTATGGCTGGCGATGCAGTATGAGCTCTCTATTCTCATCGCGGGCTCGACGGCTTCCGGGAAAACGAGTGCCCTGAATGCCTTACTTGCCTTCATCCCTGCGCACCAGCGCATCATTACTATCGAAGATGTCAGGGAATTGAATCTCCCCGAGCACATGCGGTGGAATTGGGTGCCCTTGACCACGCGCAATCCCAACCCGGAAGGCACGGGGGAGGTGTCCATGCTCGACCTATTAGTGTCGTCATTGCGCATGCGACCAGACAGATTAGTTATGGGGGAGATGCGCACGCAGGAGGAGGCGGAAACATTGTTTGAGGCCATGCATACGGGGCATAGTGTGTATGCCACCATCCACGCGGATTCTGCGCGTCAGGTGTTGCGCCGGCTCATCGAGCCCCCTTTGAATGTGCCAGCGGTGGAGGTGGAAGCGATTGATTTGATTATCGTCCAATACCGCGATCGCAAATCCAATCAGCGCCGGGTCTATGAGATTGCCGAGATAGAAGGGGGCACGGGCACGGCTTCCGTGGGAACCAATGAGGTGTTTAGGTGGACCGCGCGCGAGGACGTGTGGGAGAAAGTGGCGGAGCCCGTGCGGTTGATCCAGAAGCTGAATATGCACACCGGCCTCTCCGAGCGGGAGATCAAGGATGAAGTGGAGGATCGGATGATGATATTGGAATGGTTGGTCCGCCGGAAATGGGGGGATATTTCCCAAGTGGGAAAAGTGATGCAGGTCTTCTATGCGGATCCCGATAAGGTGAAGGAAGCCGCGCGCCAGGACATGGACCCCTCCCTGGGTTTGGGGTGA
- the leuS gene encoding leucine--tRNA ligase, translating to MTIRERLWVQRWKEAHVFEPSFPTDKHKFYFTVPYAYPTGPLHVGHGRTYLNGDALARFQRVKGKEVFWPMGFHVTGTPVLAISDAISRKDAKTIELYHSYVGLYENDPSRIDAIVQSFTQPLAVANYFGSKVSEDLDLLGCSIDWRSRFTTMDPEYQRFVQWQFSKLKEKGVLVKGNYPILYSPLDQNAVGEDDIKDGDTDKVSIQEFYWLPFKIVGENTSIVVATLRPETIYGATHVWVHPQEEYVRARVNGAEWIISKEAVEKLRLQNHVVETIAPVPSAQLLQKEVLHPLDDQMRMPILPATFVSGTRGTGMVFAVPGHAPWDFVALQELKQKGHPRAGNIEVKTIVDLPGFDGMDAFLVSHQALSLEKTKNIQAATEELYKREFYEGTLNQFNGAWSGLPVKEAKDKMVAFLQEKGMGGILYEPSRPAETRAGKQVQVAILPDQWFIDYSGKQWKETTKRHVEQMTIFPPRFRRNIMDAIDWLDHRPCIRKRGLGTPFPFDNPKEEWMIEPLSDSTIYMLFYLAIPLIRESGLNIDDLDDVFWDAALLGKELNSSDKRCKTAQTIHEQITFWYPNDQRHTAPAHISNHISFFLLTHTLLFDESYWPKACTFNEMLVRNGVKMSKSKGNVIPLQQAIRDHGADLVRLYMASSAGFERVVDWKDTQVPQVKKKLQEIEGVLEAAASQKEETLSPAQEWLAETLKQRLGEAYAAYDDMEMMLAAQKIFFETLNDIKRFKKVFGEKETPAVKRVLKEWLVLLTPITPFLGEELWAKSGWKGFASLQALQKPIGNPSPHMDDHMNFIEKVLGDIERVKKLVKGKQVTTLYLYSPDATETRWLNEAQEALRRHTTLIVKINDSHDPLGKMQKAQKGRPALYLE from the coding sequence ATGACCATCCGGGAACGCCTCTGGGTCCAGAGGTGGAAGGAAGCCCATGTCTTCGAGCCTTCTTTTCCCACGGACAAGCATAAGTTCTATTTCACCGTTCCCTATGCCTATCCCACTGGGCCCCTGCACGTGGGGCATGGGCGAACCTACCTGAATGGGGATGCCCTCGCCCGGTTCCAGAGGGTGAAAGGCAAGGAAGTGTTTTGGCCCATGGGTTTCCATGTCACGGGAACCCCGGTTTTGGCTATTAGCGATGCCATTTCCCGGAAGGATGCCAAAACGATTGAGTTGTACCATTCGTATGTGGGCCTCTATGAAAATGATCCCTCACGGATTGATGCCATCGTCCAATCTTTTACCCAACCCCTCGCGGTAGCCAATTATTTCGGTTCAAAAGTCTCTGAGGATTTGGATCTCCTGGGCTGCAGCATCGATTGGCGCTCCCGCTTTACCACCATGGACCCGGAATACCAACGCTTCGTCCAATGGCAGTTTTCAAAGCTGAAAGAGAAAGGGGTGTTGGTGAAGGGAAATTATCCAATTCTCTATTCTCCTCTGGACCAGAATGCGGTGGGGGAAGATGACATCAAGGACGGGGACACCGACAAGGTGAGCATCCAGGAGTTCTATTGGCTTCCATTTAAAATCGTGGGGGAAAACACATCCATCGTCGTCGCCACCCTCCGCCCTGAAACCATTTATGGCGCCACCCATGTATGGGTGCACCCTCAAGAGGAGTATGTGCGTGCCCGTGTGAATGGGGCAGAATGGATCATTTCCAAAGAGGCTGTGGAGAAACTGCGGTTGCAAAACCATGTTGTTGAAACCATCGCCCCTGTTCCTTCTGCGCAATTGCTGCAGAAGGAAGTCCTCCATCCCCTGGATGACCAAATGAGAATGCCTATTCTTCCCGCCACGTTCGTTAGCGGCACCCGGGGCACCGGAATGGTATTCGCCGTTCCGGGTCATGCCCCCTGGGATTTCGTGGCCTTGCAAGAGCTAAAACAAAAGGGCCATCCCCGCGCGGGAAACATAGAAGTGAAGACCATTGTGGATCTCCCCGGATTTGATGGAATGGACGCCTTTCTCGTTTCTCACCAAGCCCTTTCACTCGAAAAGACCAAAAACATCCAGGCCGCCACCGAAGAATTGTACAAGCGTGAATTTTATGAAGGGACGCTAAATCAATTCAATGGGGCGTGGAGCGGCCTCCCGGTGAAGGAGGCCAAGGATAAGATGGTGGCTTTTCTCCAGGAAAAGGGAATGGGTGGCATACTTTATGAACCCTCGCGCCCGGCTGAAACCCGGGCGGGAAAACAGGTGCAGGTGGCCATCCTCCCCGACCAATGGTTCATAGACTATTCGGGGAAGCAATGGAAAGAAACCACTAAGCGCCACGTCGAACAGATGACTATTTTTCCCCCTCGTTTCCGTCGGAACATAATGGATGCCATTGATTGGTTGGACCACCGGCCCTGCATCCGCAAGCGGGGATTGGGAACCCCTTTCCCTTTTGATAATCCCAAAGAAGAATGGATGATCGAACCCTTATCCGACAGCACTATTTACATGCTCTTTTACCTGGCCATCCCCCTCATTCGAGAAAGCGGGTTAAACATTGATGATTTGGATGATGTATTCTGGGATGCGGCTCTATTGGGAAAGGAATTGAATTCCTCCGATAAACGATGTAAAACGGCTCAAACCATCCACGAGCAGATTACTTTCTGGTACCCCAATGACCAGCGTCATACCGCTCCGGCCCATATTTCCAATCATATCTCCTTCTTCCTCCTCACGCATACCTTGCTCTTCGATGAATCCTATTGGCCCAAGGCGTGTACGTTCAATGAGATGCTCGTGCGTAATGGTGTAAAGATGTCCAAATCCAAAGGGAACGTCATCCCCCTCCAGCAGGCCATTCGCGACCATGGAGCGGATTTGGTGAGGTTGTATATGGCTTCCTCCGCCGGGTTTGAGCGCGTGGTGGATTGGAAGGATACGCAGGTGCCGCAGGTGAAGAAGAAGCTGCAGGAAATAGAAGGGGTATTGGAAGCCGCCGCCTCCCAAAAGGAAGAAACTCTCTCTCCCGCGCAGGAATGGCTGGCCGAAACGCTTAAACAGCGCCTGGGGGAAGCCTATGCCGCGTACGACGACATGGAGATGATGCTGGCGGCCCAAAAAATATTTTTCGAAACCCTCAATGACATCAAGCGGTTCAAGAAAGTATTTGGGGAGAAAGAAACACCGGCCGTGAAACGCGTGCTTAAGGAATGGCTCGTCCTCCTCACCCCCATCACTCCCTTTTTAGGAGAAGAATTATGGGCCAAATCCGGTTGGAAAGGGTTTGCCAGCCTGCAGGCGCTCCAAAAACCAATTGGAAACCCTTCCCCCCACATGGATGATCATATGAACTTCATCGAAAAGGTATTGGGAGACATCGAACGGGTGAAAAAGCTCGTGAAAGGCAAACAGGTAACGACCCTCTATCTCTATTCCCCGGATGCCACGGAAACCCGTTGGTTGAATGAGGCCCAGGAAGCCCTGCGCCGGCACACCACGTTAATCGTTAAAATAAACGATTCTCACGACCCATTAGGCAAGATGCAGAAAGCGCAAAAAGGAAGACCGGCGCTGTATCTGGAGTGA